A genomic stretch from Salvelinus namaycush isolate Seneca chromosome 25, SaNama_1.0, whole genome shotgun sequence includes:
- the LOC120020132 gene encoding 5'-AMP-activated protein kinase subunit beta-2-like: MGNTGDRMSGDRHGAKAHRSDSRGSDKDHEPSKMVDSTDDPNIFNTHGLGSSKASDKEEPDLDDLVKTGPQSRPTVIRWAGGGKEVYIAGSFNNWGNKIPLNKSHNDFVAILDLPEGEHQYKFFVDGQWVHDPSEPVVTSQLGTINNLIEVKQSDFEVFDALQVDSLESTDSSDLSSSPPGPYGQEQYMFRPEERFKAPPILPPHLLQVILNKDTNISCDPALLPEPNHVMLNHLYALSIKDGVMVLSATHRYKKKYVTSLLYKPI, from the exons ATGGGTAACACAGGTGACCGGATGTCCGGTGATCGCCATGGCGCTAAGGCCCATCGATCGGACAGCAGAGGCAGCGACAAAGACCATGAGCCCAGCAAGATGGTGGACAGCACAGACGATCCTAACATCTTCAACACACACGGACTGGGGTCCTCCAAG GCCTCGGACAAGGAGGAGCCTGACCTGGATGACTTGGTGAAGACGGGGCCTCAGTCCAGACCTACAGTCATCCGCTGGGCCGGAGGAGGGAAGGAGGTCTACATCGCGGGCTCCTTCAACAACTGGGGCAACAAGATCCCCCTCAATaagag CCACAATGACTTTGTAGCGATCCTGGACTTGCCAGAGGGAGAGCACCAGTACAAGTTCTTTGTGGATGGACAGTGGGTCCATGACCCCTCAGAG CCAGTGGTGACCAGCCAGTTGGGCACCATCAACAACCTGATCGAGGTGAAGCAGTCGGACTTTGAGGTGTTCGATGCTCTGCAGGTGGACTCTCTGGAGTCCACTGACAGCTCAG aTCTGTCCAGCTCCCCTCCAGGACCCTATGGACAGGAGCAGTACATGTTTAGGCCTGAGGAACGCTTCAAAGCCCCGCCCATCCtccccccacacctcctccaagTCATCCTCAACAAGGACACCAACATCTCT TGCGACCCAGCCTTGCTGCCTGAACCCAACCATGTGATGCTCAACCACCTTTATGCTCTCTCAATAAAG GATGGAGTGATGGTGCTCAGTGCGACTCACAGGTATAAGAAGAAGTACGTCACATCTCTGCTCTACAAGCCCATCTAA